The DNA window TGATCTAACAGGTTGATGAGGAATGTTGCCTCGGGATTTTGGATGCTGCTGAAGTTTTGGATCGAGCATGGTATGACTGGTACTGTTTCTTTGGTTGCTCCGGCCTTTGCCAATGTGTCTGCCTCTGTGTTCTCTTCTCTGGGTATTTGCTCTAATTCCCATTTTCCACCTTCTTCGGTAATTTTTGCGAGCAGCTCTTTAACTCGAtctacatattttttcatttctggaTCTTTGACCTCAAATAATCCGAGTACTTGGTTAACCACCAGTTGAGAGTCACTCTGAATTTTGATGAACTCGGCCTTGACTACTGTCGCCATTCTCAATCCTCCTATTAGGGCTTCGTATTCTACTGAATTGTTGGTTGCCGGAAAATTCAGGtggattgagttttgcatttttatattatgtggTCCTCTTAATATCATCCCTGCCCCTGCTCCGGCCATGTTTGGTGCTCCGTCTACTTGTAATATCCAGCTGACGAAGCCCTTGTCTACCTCGGTGGGTTGATTGTGTGTTGTTGTTTTGGCCACGTAATCTACTAGGATCTGAGCTTTCATTGCTGTTCTTGGTTCGTATTTGATATCGTATGATCCTACCATGACCGACTAGTTGATTAATCGTCCAGAGGTTTCTGGTGTTCCAAGCGTTTTTTTCAGGGGTTGGTTTGTTCGGACTACCACTGTGTGAGACTGAAAATACCTTTTGAGTTTTTCTACCGTTAATACCAGCgcaaatacaaattttttgaTGTTGCTATATCTGAGCTCGGGGCCTTTAAACACTCTGCTCGTGTAGTACACCGGTTTCTGCTcggtttcttcttcttttacaaGCACATATGCTACTGTTTTGTTGGTGACACTTATATATAAGTATAACACTTCTCCTACTTCGGGTCGCCCGAGTAGTGGTGAACTTAGAAATTTTTTGTGCTCCTCAAAAGACTGTTGGCACTCTTCGGTCCACTTGAAGCTTTCCACATTTCTTAGTGTTTTGAAGAATGGGAGACATCTCTTGGCCGTCTTCGGGGCTTTCATGTCTatgattgcttttgttttttccGGGTTTACCTTAATGCCTTTTTGAGAGATGAGGTAACCGAGGAATTTCCCTGCCGGGACTCCGAAGGCACACTTGTCCGGGTTTAACTTGAGCTTGTATTTCTTTAGCTTGGTGAAAACGTCTTCTAGGTCTTTCGCGTGGTCTTCTACTTTTTTGGATTTGACGATGATTTCATCAACGTACACCTCCATGTTTCGACCGATCTGGTCCTTGAGTACAAAGTTCATCAGTCGCTGATAAGTTGCCCCGTCATTTTTTAATCTGAAAGGCATTTGTTTGTAGCAGTATGTGCCGCTATCAGCTACGAAGCTTGTTTTCTCTTCGTCGGCCTTGTGCATTGATATCTGGTGGTATCCTTGGGCAGCGTCTATGAACGAGTAGACTTCGTAACCACTCGTTGAGTCGACTAGCTGATCAATGTTTAGCAGAGGATAGCTATCCTTGGGGCATGCTCGGTTTAGGTCTGTGAAGTCTATGCATAGTCTCCATTTTCCATTCGGCTTTTTAATGAGCACGACGTTTGATAGCCACTCCGGGTAATACACTCTTCTGATGAAACCTGCTGCCAATAGTTTGTCTACTTTGGCCCTGATGGCAATTTGTCTGTCCACTGCGAAGGCTCTTTTCTTATGTTTGACTTGTTTATGTTTTGGATCTACATTCAGCTTATGTGATATGATTGCTGGGTCTACCCCTTCTATCTCGCCTGAGGTGTTGACAAATTCTACTTCGTTTATGATTAACATGTCTGTTATCTCATGTTTTACTGGTTCGGGCAGTGCAACACCTATTTGGACCGATCTTGGTGTTACTCTTGATAGGTTAACCCTTTCTAGTTTTCCATAAGGTTTGAGGTTGCCTTCATCTGAGTCTGGTATCTCCATTGTTTCGATAGCCAGGATTTCTGATACATCTCTCATTGATACGAAGCAGCACTGTTTGGCTATGTCTTGCCTTCCTTTGACTGTCACCACTCCCTCTTCGGTGGGTATTTTCATTGACAAGTATTTGATGCACGTAACTACCCCGGTGTTGTATAGCATTGGTCTGCCAAGTATTACATTGTAGGCGAGTTGCATATCAACAACCATAAAAAagtgttttgaatttctttgtgaTGCCAATTAAACCTCCTTTTGGTGCACCATTTTCTTTTCCTAGCTCCACTGTTAATTCCGCTACTCCTTCTGCTCGTACTGGTGCTCCTCCTAGACCGACTAGAGGAGTTTTGATTGGTATAAGATTTAGGACCGAGCATCCTATACCAAGGTAAGCCTGCTTTGTGATGAGGTTAAATGAGCTTCCCTCATCCACCAACTGTCTCATTACCCAGAAATTTTCTATTAATCCCGAGATTACCAAGGGGTCTTGGTGAGGAAATTCTATTCCTTCGCCATCGACTGGGCCGAAGCTGACCTCGGGTAAAGGCTTGGCCACCGATATGTTCATTACCATTTTTTGTCTTTTGCGCCTTTCCCGCATGTACTCTGGATCGGCCATTCCGCCGGCTATGGTGTTAATTACTCCGGATACATTTTGCCTTATTGGTGGTGGTGCCTCCTCTCTCTAACCACTATGTTCTCCTCGGTTGCTCCCTCCCGAGTTATAATTTTTGTTCTATGTTACAAAGTCTTTTAAGCGGCCGACTTGCACTAATCGATCTATTTCTTTCTTTATACTTCCACACTCATTAGTGACGTGGCCGTGACCATTGTAAAATTGGCAATATTTCTTTCTGTCCCCCTCATACTGCAACTTTGGTGGGTACCTTACTAGTTCATTATTAATTTGAATCCACATTAGGATGTGTGATCTCGGTGTGTTGAGTGGAATAAAGGCTTGGTCTTCTACCTTTACTGGTCGGTGTAGTTCCATTCGCGGTGGAACGGGTTGCCGTTGATCTCTTGGCCTGAATCTGTCTTGCCTGACCGTCTTACTGAAATTTGGTCTCTGCGTTTGAAACTGTGCTGTTGTCTGTGTGGCTTTCCTTCGTTGCTCTTTATCCAAATTAATGTAATTCCAGGCTCGGTCCATGAGCTGAGAGTAAGTTTGCACTGGATTTGTTATCAGGTTGTCTCAGAATGCATCATCGTTGTGTTATCCTTCATTGCGTCTATTACGGTATCATCGTTCAGGTTTCCTACTTCGACAGCCTCCGCGTTAAATCTGCCGATATAACTCTGCAAGCTTTCTCCGGGTTTCCGATAGCAAAGTTTGAGATCACTGGACTTCTACTTTCGTTGTATGCTCTGTGTGAAATGAGTTCGGAAAGCTCTTGCTAGCTCGTCGAAACTTTGGATAGAGCCTTCTTTCAGACTTTGGTACCAGATTGTTGCTGGCCCCTTAAGGGTTGTCGGGAAAAGTTTGCAGACGGCAGCTTCAAACAAACTTTGTACCATCATGACCACCTGAAAACAGCTCAAGTGTGTGATCGGATCCCTTGTTCCATTGTAATCATCTAGTTATGGTGTTTTATAGTTTAACGGGAAAGGTTCATCTCGTATCTCGGTCGACAATGGGTTTCCAATGTATAGGAAGCTTGTGCTCTTCGGCTCTCTCCTTCTGAGTTTTTCCATTTTGGTTCTCACCCTTTCAGTGTTTTCCTGCTCTAGGTTCTTTTTCTTTACCCAGTCTGCGCCTGAGCTATGCACACTTTCTTCAATTTCTAGTCGTTTCGGGGTCTTTTTTGGTCCTTCAGGCGTTTGTGCCCGGTTTGGTTCCCCTGCCTTTCCCttgggttttgttgtgtttgtgGATTTTTCTCGGGGTTTGCTTCTTCGGGCATTGTTTGGCCTTGGTAAAATTCTGGTGGATGAGGTGGTGGGGCTGGTATGTATGGTCGGGTGGTAATATTGCCTGGAGATATGGTGGGGGCGGTTGGCCGAGCGTGGCCTTGTTGCACTTGTTGAAGGAAAGCTAACTGCCGAGCATGGAACTCAATATACTCTTGTATATGTGCTGGTGTGGGGTT is part of the Mercurialis annua linkage group LG3, ddMerAnnu1.2, whole genome shotgun sequence genome and encodes:
- the LOC126672440 gene encoding uncharacterized protein LOC126672440, producing the protein MVGSYDIKYEPRTAMKAQILVDYVAKTTTHNQPTEVDKGFVSWILQVDGAPNMAGAGAGMILRGPHNIKMQNSIHLNFPATNNSVEYEALIGGLRMATVVKAEFIKIQSDSQLVVNQVLGLFEVKDPEMKKYVDRVKELLAKITEEGGKWELEQIPREENTEADTLAKAGATKETVPVIPCSIQNFSSIQNPEATFLINLLDQWMEHIISYMENGSLPEDKKEARKVKRRAPHFSYRDGTLYRESFSHPWSRCLTVEEGEYVLAEIHEDMCGSHISHLALCRKAVLQGYDWPTMAQDAASLVQKCEKCQYHQNVHHQPTTEQSPIISLSPFSTWGIDIVGPFPTASGQRRFLIVAVDHFSKWVEAEVVSTITEARVRSFVRREIICRFRIPRIIITDNGK